Proteins encoded in a region of the Acidobacteriota bacterium genome:
- a CDS encoding glycosyltransferase yields the protein MRVLFVGETWQGSFARSLREALVPLPGIEVDDVGEDHYSPRARSRRVRATRRLLGPWYRRELHRAIVSALDARRPDVLMVYKGAQVAAATVEVARRARVFTVNVFPDYSPHAYGARLKAAMGEYQLVVSTKPFHPAIWASTYGYRNHCVFVPHGYDPNVHAWPEPPDVQDFDLLLAATWRPEYHALMQELAAALAGHSLKVGVIGSGWIERRHQLPPEWEVAPSLHGRSYGEWLRRGRIVVAPVNREVVIQGVRQPGDEDTTRTYELAAMGCFFLHRRTAYAQSVYDEHTEVPMWDTPQELAGLVLRYLPLEAERRQMAARAQARAVPAYSLTHRAAEVIDQVRRAMSGPADRRTL from the coding sequence TTGAGGGTGCTGTTTGTGGGCGAAACGTGGCAGGGATCGTTCGCGCGATCCCTGCGCGAAGCGCTGGTGCCCCTGCCCGGCATCGAAGTGGACGATGTGGGGGAGGATCACTATTCGCCCCGCGCGCGATCGCGCCGGGTACGGGCCACGCGTCGGCTCCTCGGTCCGTGGTATCGACGGGAGTTGCATCGCGCGATCGTGTCGGCCCTGGATGCGCGACGGCCCGATGTCCTGATGGTGTACAAGGGGGCCCAGGTGGCCGCGGCCACCGTCGAGGTGGCCAGACGGGCACGGGTCTTTACGGTCAACGTGTTTCCGGACTATTCACCGCACGCGTATGGCGCCAGGTTGAAGGCCGCCATGGGTGAATACCAACTGGTGGTGTCCACCAAGCCCTTTCATCCGGCGATCTGGGCGAGTACTTACGGCTATAGGAACCACTGCGTCTTCGTGCCTCATGGCTACGACCCGAACGTGCACGCCTGGCCTGAGCCTCCGGACGTGCAGGATTTTGATCTGCTGCTGGCCGCGACCTGGCGGCCGGAGTATCACGCGTTGATGCAAGAGTTGGCGGCGGCGTTGGCCGGTCACTCGTTGAAGGTCGGCGTCATTGGGAGTGGATGGATCGAACGCCGCCATCAACTGCCCCCCGAATGGGAGGTGGCGCCGTCGCTGCACGGCCGGAGTTATGGCGAGTGGTTGCGCCGGGGCCGAATCGTGGTGGCGCCGGTCAATCGCGAGGTGGTCATCCAGGGGGTTCGCCAACCCGGCGACGAAGACACCACGCGCACGTATGAGCTGGCGGCCATGGGCTGCTTCTTCCTGCATCGCCGCACCGCGTACGCCCAGTCGGTGTACGACGAACACACAGAAGTGCCCATGTGGGACACACCGCAGGAACTGGCTGGTCTCGTGCTCCGGTATCTCCCGTTAGAGGCGGAGCGGCGGCAGATGGCGGCGCGGGCGCAGGCGCGCGCCGTGCCGGCGTATTCCCTGACGCATCGCGCGGCCGAGGTCATCGATCAGGTTAGAAGAGCGATGAGTGGCCCCGCAGATCGGCGGACGCTGTGA